One Thermosphaera aggregans DNA segment encodes these proteins:
- a CDS encoding EamA family transporter: MKREPGDRTPSEHGVDKARTRCRVEKVVALEDWVIYALLDAFMAALATIFAKIGLQHVDSLTGTALRSIVMMVFAVAVMLTFRGTGFVSTITSREALFIVLSGVAGGASWVLYFLALQKGETTPVAIIDKSSLLFVIALSVIILHEQLTLKKVVASAFMIVAIYLLVF, from the coding sequence ATGAAGAGGGAACCCGGGGATAGAACCCCCTCTGAACACGGTGTTGACAAGGCCCGCACAAGATGCCGGGTTGAAAAGGTGGTTGCCTTGGAGGATTGGGTAATCTACGCATTGCTAGATGCCTTCATGGCTGCGCTTGCAACGATTTTCGCTAAAATAGGGCTTCAACACGTGGACTCCCTCACCGGCACCGCCTTAAGGTCTATAGTAATGATGGTTTTCGCAGTAGCGGTCATGCTAACCTTCAGGGGAACAGGCTTCGTGTCAACAATTACTTCGAGAGAAGCACTTTTCATAGTGCTAAGCGGCGTGGCTGGAGGAGCATCATGGGTTCTCTACTTCCTAGCGCTCCAGAAAGGGGAGACAACGCCTGTGGCCATAATCGATAAGTCCAGCCTTCTATTCGTGATAGCATTATCAGTGATCATTCTTCACGAACAGCTTACCCTTAAGAAAGTCGTTGCGAGCGCGTTCATGATCGTTGCTATATACCTACTCGTTTTTTAG
- a CDS encoding translation initiation factor aIF-1A, translated as MPKKDQGLGPGAETPFPGDDTVVCGVIRHLGGDYLLAKCMDGVDRKVRIPGKLRKRVWINEGDIILVGLWDFSPDKGEVVYKYGRNEINKLIEKGFLSKEFIDALSEYV; from the coding sequence TTGCCTAAGAAGGACCAGGGTCTAGGGCCCGGAGCAGAAACACCGTTCCCCGGGGACGATACAGTAGTCTGCGGCGTCATAAGGCATCTCGGCGGGGATTACCTGCTGGCAAAATGCATGGATGGCGTGGACAGGAAGGTTAGGATACCGGGGAAGCTTAGGAAGAGAGTGTGGATTAACGAGGGAGACATAATTCTCGTCGGACTATGGGATTTCAGCCCGGATAAGGGTGAAGTGGTTTACAAGTATGGTCGTAACGAGATAAACAAGCTTATTGAGAAGGGCTTTTTGAGCAAGGAGTTCATTGACGCTCTCAGTGAATACGTATGA
- a CDS encoding serine protein kinase RIO: MSDEVDRLLRRGGEEPRIKDADLYETVEEVFDTSTVLTVVSLIRKRVLKRISGVISAGKEARVYLGYASDGRPLAVKIYLTSSAEFRKGILKYIVGDPRFQGVKTGDTRALIYAWTRKEYRNLVRMREAGVKVPEPVAFLNNVLVMEFLGEEGKRYPLLVEAYKELEKEELENIYKLVLEELEKIVCKARLVHGDLSEFNIMVKPDLDIAIIDVSQAVDYSHPNAKEFLERDVRNINRFFKNEAKINVLSDEEVLEGLFKCLERRREDSS; the protein is encoded by the coding sequence ATGAGCGATGAAGTGGACAGGCTTCTCCGTAGAGGGGGAGAGGAGCCGAGAATCAAGGATGCAGACCTCTACGAGACTGTTGAGGAGGTTTTCGACACATCCACAGTCCTAACGGTTGTCTCCCTGATTCGTAAAAGAGTTTTAAAGCGGATTTCAGGCGTGATCAGTGCTGGCAAAGAAGCAAGGGTTTACCTCGGCTACGCTTCAGACGGTAGGCCGTTGGCTGTTAAAATATACCTAACAAGCTCAGCAGAGTTCAGGAAGGGAATATTGAAGTATATTGTCGGAGACCCGAGGTTTCAGGGGGTTAAAACCGGTGACACGAGAGCGCTAATCTATGCGTGGACGAGGAAGGAGTACAGGAATCTTGTAAGGATGAGGGAGGCAGGGGTCAAGGTTCCGGAGCCTGTCGCGTTTCTCAACAATGTTTTAGTTATGGAGTTCCTGGGCGAGGAGGGTAAGAGGTATCCATTGCTAGTGGAAGCCTACAAGGAGCTGGAGAAAGAGGAGTTGGAAAACATTTACAAGCTGGTTTTAGAGGAGCTGGAGAAAATTGTCTGCAAGGCTAGGCTCGTGCACGGGGATTTATCAGAGTTCAACATAATGGTTAAGCCTGATCTCGACATAGCAATCATAGATGTAAGCCAGGCTGTCGACTACTCACACCCTAACGCGAAGGAGTTTCTCGAAAGGGATGTTAGAAATATTAACAGGTTTTTCAAAAATGAAGCCAAGATAAATGTTTTAAGTGACGAGGAGGTTTTGGAGGGGTTGTTTAAATGTCTGGAGAGGAGAAGGGAAGATTCATCCTAG
- a CDS encoding KH domain-containing protein, translating into MSGEEKGRFILGVTRLYEKIPLERIGVLIGDNGRVKKEIEEKTRTAITIDSLTGGVVIEPALPTTTALELMKARDIVKAIAYGFSPDRAMRLLDEDQVLMVIDVRQYVGDKPNHVARVLGRIIGEDGKARRTLEEMTGAFISIYEPYVAIIGDFETANIAKTAIEMLIQGRRHSTVYKYVENETFTLKRRRMRELWLKPPKIEAGEEGKQE; encoded by the coding sequence ATGTCTGGAGAGGAGAAGGGAAGATTCATCCTAGGCGTTACAAGACTCTACGAGAAAATACCTTTGGAGAGGATAGGGGTTTTAATAGGCGATAACGGCCGGGTGAAGAAGGAGATAGAGGAGAAGACTAGGACAGCTATAACGATAGATTCTTTAACAGGCGGCGTAGTGATAGAGCCAGCCCTCCCCACAACCACCGCTCTCGAGCTTATGAAGGCAAGGGATATAGTTAAGGCAATAGCCTACGGCTTCAGCCCTGACAGGGCTATGAGGTTGCTGGATGAGGACCAGGTGTTAATGGTCATAGATGTTAGACAGTACGTGGGAGATAAGCCTAACCATGTGGCAAGGGTTCTAGGGAGAATAATCGGCGAGGATGGTAAGGCGAGGAGGACTCTTGAGGAAATGACCGGTGCGTTCATATCGATATATGAGCCTTACGTGGCTATCATTGGGGATTTTGAAACAGCTAATATAGCTAAAACAGCTATTGAAATGCTGATACAGGGGAGGAGGCATTCAACAGTTTACAAGTACGTTGAGAACGAGACGTTCACCTTGAAGAGGAGGAGGATGAGGGAGCTCTGGCTCAAGCCTCCTAAAATAGAAGCTGGAGAGGAAGGAAAGCAGGAGTAG
- a CDS encoding alanyl-tRNA editing protein: MVDLYSWLKNMLGTELLYLEDSYLKTATVNLLDYACDKPGRCYLVFDKTVFHPKTGGQGSDTGWVKGEGIKFRVEKALMVKNVVAHYGRLVEGNLPVKGSQVVLELDWEPRYKTMRLHTAGHILDYAVMKAYGRNVNTLEAQHAPPDAYIEYDARSASKEVVEEVLREATRIVEEARRVKAFWVSWEQLPARIYNAPNLQRLPRTSRYRVVEIEGVNAIPCTGTHVSNTKEVGRIKILRLEETVRGFKLYYDAD, from the coding sequence ATGGTTGATCTTTACTCCTGGCTTAAGAACATGCTGGGCACCGAGCTTCTATACCTTGAAGATTCATATTTGAAGACGGCAACAGTTAATCTTCTCGACTATGCCTGCGATAAGCCGGGCAGGTGCTACCTTGTCTTCGATAAGACAGTGTTTCACCCGAAAACCGGGGGTCAGGGAAGCGATACCGGCTGGGTCAAAGGCGAGGGCATCAAGTTCAGGGTTGAGAAAGCCCTCATGGTTAAGAACGTTGTAGCACACTACGGCAGGTTGGTTGAGGGAAACCTGCCCGTTAAAGGCTCCCAGGTGGTGCTTGAGCTAGACTGGGAGCCCCGGTACAAGACTATGAGGCTTCACACCGCAGGGCACATCTTGGACTACGCTGTGATGAAGGCTTATGGGAGAAATGTCAACACTCTCGAAGCCCAGCACGCTCCCCCGGATGCCTACATAGAGTACGATGCTAGGAGTGCTTCGAAAGAGGTTGTCGAGGAAGTTCTCAGGGAAGCTACGAGAATAGTGGAGGAGGCTCGGAGGGTTAAAGCCTTCTGGGTCAGCTGGGAGCAGCTTCCAGCAAGGATTTACAACGCTCCTAACCTTCAAAGACTTCCCAGGACAAGCAGGTACAGGGTAGTCGAGATTGAAGGAGTCAACGCAATCCCGTGCACGGGGACACACGTCTCTAACACAAAGGAGGTTGGAAGGATCAAAATATTGAGGCTTGAGGAAACCGTTAGAGGCTTCAAACTATACTACGATGCTGATTGA
- a CDS encoding TrkH family potassium uptake protein, producing MVELRGLNVLKTTGALMSLLGALMTSVPLIDLAYGEQVSAGFLAFSIILMTGGFLLSRIQTQEGLSFIEAVLSSTLAWTLLPAISAIPLSIELSIPLYDAFFESVSGFTGTGLTVLAGLEKLKPSILFWRALMQWVGELGFVVFAMVLFPFFYRYGLLMYGVERPVRIEASMYRTARRLFNIYIVLTLAGALMLYYSGMNIFDAVTHSMTGIATGGMSNYDANYDHIYRTAPLTSIPLIIVMVLGATNFLLLDKLLRGDVGEVARNEEFKLYIVLLLFFSATTSASMLSSNNISSNISETIVSGVFNAISAMTTTGFNIGAISQLPYATKLILTFSMLIGGMTFATVGGIKVLRFLIILKKLKAASISIVTGGRAETRIRLGENVMDDSEVASALLLALTHFTAVFTGAMLIKLMLPGFDYADALFESASAASCVGLSTGIASATAPPGVKAVLILLMVLGRLEYLPLLMLVGWILGRKTIKLLR from the coding sequence ATGGTTGAGCTACGGGGCCTTAATGTTCTGAAAACCACGGGAGCTCTCATGTCCCTGCTGGGCGCACTTATGACCTCTGTGCCCTTGATAGATTTAGCGTACGGTGAGCAGGTTTCGGCAGGGTTTCTCGCATTCTCAATCATCCTCATGACAGGGGGTTTCCTGCTTTCGAGAATACAGACACAGGAGGGCTTGTCATTTATTGAAGCAGTTCTCTCCTCTACTCTAGCGTGGACTCTTCTACCCGCGATCTCCGCAATACCGTTGTCTATTGAGCTTTCAATACCATTGTACGATGCGTTCTTTGAAAGCGTCTCAGGGTTCACCGGAACCGGGTTAACGGTTCTCGCAGGGCTTGAGAAGTTGAAGCCTAGCATACTGTTCTGGAGGGCTTTAATGCAGTGGGTCGGGGAGCTGGGGTTCGTTGTTTTCGCAATGGTATTGTTCCCCTTCTTCTACAGGTATGGGCTACTCATGTACGGTGTTGAGAGACCGGTTAGGATAGAGGCTTCAATGTATCGAACCGCGCGAAGACTTTTCAACATCTACATAGTTTTAACACTTGCCGGAGCCCTCATGCTCTACTACTCGGGCATGAACATTTTCGACGCTGTAACGCACTCGATGACCGGAATAGCCACCGGCGGTATGAGCAACTACGATGCTAACTACGACCACATCTACCGCACTGCGCCCTTAACCTCTATTCCATTAATCATTGTAATGGTGCTTGGGGCTACGAACTTCCTCCTTCTTGACAAGCTTTTAAGAGGGGATGTGGGCGAGGTTGCCCGTAACGAGGAGTTCAAGCTCTACATAGTTCTCTTACTGTTCTTCTCCGCCACCACATCTGCATCCATGCTTTCATCCAATAACATTTCATCAAACATTTCTGAAACAATAGTCTCCGGGGTTTTCAACGCGATCTCCGCAATGACTACAACAGGCTTCAACATCGGCGCGATCAGTCAACTCCCATACGCTACGAAGCTTATCCTCACCTTCTCAATGCTTATTGGAGGGATGACCTTTGCAACCGTGGGAGGCATTAAAGTGCTCAGGTTTCTCATAATTTTGAAGAAGCTTAAGGCTGCGTCAATAAGCATTGTAACAGGTGGGAGGGCTGAGACAAGGATTAGGCTAGGGGAAAACGTGATGGACGACTCGGAAGTGGCTTCCGCACTCTTACTGGCTTTAACACATTTCACAGCAGTCTTCACAGGGGCCATGCTTATAAAACTCATGCTCCCAGGCTTCGACTATGCCGACGCGTTGTTTGAATCAGCATCGGCCGCGAGCTGTGTGGGATTATCCACAGGGATCGCATCTGCCACGGCGCCCCCCGGGGTTAAAGCTGTTTTAATCTTACTGATGGTTCTAGGAAGGCTGGAGTATCTCCCACTCCTCATGCTTGTAGGCTGGATCCTGGGCAGGAAAACTATTAAATTATTAAGATAG
- a CDS encoding translation initiation factor IF-2 subunit beta has protein sequence MLFLKSIRDYSYEELLDRAIQRLPSKKSSGEVFEIPRAEVLIVGGRTIVHNFSEIAEALGREKDIVQKYFVKELGVPAFLNDAGQLLLQGKFNASVINKLIEVFVEKYVKCPTCGAIHTKLAKKGKVFVMRCEACGAETTLPAF, from the coding sequence GTGTTGTTTTTGAAGAGTATCAGGGACTACAGTTACGAGGAGCTGTTGGACAGGGCGATTCAGAGACTGCCGTCTAAGAAGAGCAGCGGCGAGGTTTTCGAAATCCCCAGGGCCGAGGTTTTGATCGTTGGAGGCAGAACTATTGTTCACAATTTCTCGGAAATAGCTGAGGCTCTTGGTAGGGAGAAAGATATTGTTCAAAAATACTTTGTCAAGGAGCTTGGTGTTCCCGCCTTCCTCAACGATGCTGGGCAGTTGCTATTGCAGGGCAAGTTCAACGCCTCAGTCATCAACAAGCTTATAGAAGTCTTCGTTGAGAAATACGTTAAATGTCCCACCTGCGGAGCCATCCACACGAAGCTTGCTAAGAAGGGCAAGGTTTTCGTGATGAGGTGCGAGGCCTGCGGCGCGGAGACCACGCTACCGGCTTTCTAG
- a CDS encoding DUF424 domain-containing protein, with the protein MEEKGGREAYTGLEYVSVRFSDDEVVVSVCDEEVLGKTLVDPDKGIKYVVDPFFYKGELKSVEEALEILSTATTGNLVGERIVKAAIERGFIHPDAILIVQGVPIAFFAIL; encoded by the coding sequence ATGGAGGAGAAAGGTGGTCGGGAAGCCTACACCGGCTTGGAGTATGTAAGCGTAAGGTTTTCAGACGACGAAGTAGTAGTGTCAGTGTGCGATGAAGAGGTTCTGGGAAAAACCCTTGTCGACCCGGATAAGGGCATTAAATACGTAGTAGACCCTTTCTTCTACAAGGGGGAGCTTAAAAGTGTTGAAGAAGCCTTGGAGATCCTCTCCACTGCTACAACAGGCAACCTGGTTGGCGAGAGAATTGTTAAAGCAGCAATAGAGAGGGGGTTCATCCATCCTGATGCCATTCTCATAGTTCAAGGTGTTCCAATAGCCTTCTTCGCAATACTATAG
- a CDS encoding tRNA (N(6)-L-threonylcarbamoyladenosine(37)-C(2))-methylthiotransferase, with protein MRVYVETYGCALNRSDEALMKHVLTERGHSIVADPSSADVVIINTCTVRLDTEQHMLKKITSLRRLVQERNAKLVIAGCLPAAQPYKVLKTAPEASLVSPQNSSRIHVAVESSGKVVMLDGVRERDRIGLFFENRIAPIPIQEGCLSNCSFCITRHARRVLVSHTVEAIVKSVETAVRMGAVEIQLTGMDLGTYGVDLYGKRCLPELVRRISTLQGEFRVRIGMINPEHLPPILDELVEAVNSDRRIYRFLHIPLQSGSDKVLKAMNRKYTVDEYRGLIKEVKRKISDVSIATDIIVGHPSEDEEDFENTLKIIKELEFERVHFAGYSVRPNTLSAGMPNIPTRVRKERMLRMLETVEEMGLKVREKYVGSTLPVFVTEYSNTWVGRLDNYIPVILLGGGLLDYGVSVEAVIEKATFYDLRGRVRGGMG; from the coding sequence ATGAGGGTTTACGTGGAAACATACGGCTGCGCGCTCAACAGGAGCGATGAAGCCTTGATGAAGCATGTTTTAACAGAGAGAGGGCACTCTATTGTTGCCGACCCCTCCAGCGCTGACGTGGTAATAATCAATACTTGCACGGTTAGGCTTGACACGGAGCAACACATGTTGAAGAAAATAACCAGTCTTAGAAGACTGGTTCAGGAGAGAAATGCGAAGCTCGTGATTGCTGGATGCCTCCCCGCTGCACAGCCATACAAGGTGTTGAAAACCGCTCCTGAAGCCAGCCTTGTCTCCCCGCAGAACTCTTCCAGAATCCATGTAGCAGTGGAATCAAGCGGGAAGGTTGTGATGCTGGATGGGGTTAGGGAGAGAGACAGGATAGGACTGTTCTTCGAGAACAGGATTGCGCCAATACCTATTCAAGAAGGATGCTTGAGCAACTGCTCCTTCTGCATAACAAGACATGCTAGAAGAGTATTAGTGAGCCACACTGTTGAAGCAATCGTAAAATCCGTTGAGACCGCTGTGAGAATGGGCGCGGTGGAGATACAGTTGACGGGGATGGACCTGGGCACTTACGGAGTAGACCTGTACGGTAAACGGTGTCTCCCAGAACTGGTGAGAAGGATTTCAACACTGCAGGGAGAGTTCAGGGTTAGAATAGGGATGATAAACCCGGAGCACCTGCCACCAATCCTTGACGAGCTGGTTGAAGCCGTCAATTCTGACCGCAGGATCTACAGGTTTCTGCACATCCCTCTGCAGTCTGGTAGCGACAAAGTGTTGAAGGCTATGAATAGGAAATACACTGTTGACGAGTACAGGGGTTTAATCAAAGAGGTAAAGCGGAAAATCAGTGACGTTAGCATTGCAACCGATATAATAGTAGGCCACCCCTCCGAGGATGAGGAAGACTTCGAAAATACTTTGAAGATAATTAAGGAGTTAGAGTTTGAAAGAGTTCACTTCGCAGGCTACAGCGTGAGACCCAACACACTTTCAGCTGGAATGCCGAACATTCCGACACGTGTTAGAAAGGAAAGAATGCTCAGAATGCTTGAAACCGTGGAGGAGATGGGGCTTAAGGTTAGGGAGAAATATGTTGGATCAACCCTGCCGGTGTTTGTAACAGAGTACTCTAACACATGGGTTGGCAGGCTTGACAACTACATCCCTGTTATCCTGCTGGGAGGAGGCCTGCTCGATTATGGAGTATCTGTTGAAGCAGTAATTGAAAAAGCTACTTTCTACGACCTCAGAGGCAGGGTTCGGGGAGGGATGGGTTAA
- a CDS encoding potassium channel family protein produces the protein MKILIAGGGEFAENLIKMLNPRENEIIVIEKDEARKRELESKYDVLVINKSATDVDVYAREVKMDEINAVLALTNSDEINMLVLAIAKIYNVPIRIGRFAEEKIGELVRELQLGIPITQPKILASIVADYMSSVLTPVLLGKLGSFDLYVVGVAEGDRAAGSRIKDLEMSEEVGKIILMFDGTRFKVPSEDDVLKPGDILVIMATGTDFISNIKG, from the coding sequence ATGAAAATACTCATAGCCGGTGGCGGCGAGTTCGCTGAGAACTTAATTAAAATGCTGAACCCTAGGGAAAACGAGATCATAGTTATAGAGAAGGATGAGGCGCGGAAAAGAGAGCTGGAGTCAAAGTACGATGTCCTGGTGATCAATAAGAGCGCAACGGACGTTGACGTTTACGCTCGAGAGGTGAAGATGGACGAGATAAACGCTGTCCTAGCCTTAACCAATAGTGATGAAATAAACATGTTGGTTCTCGCAATAGCGAAAATCTACAATGTACCTATCAGGATCGGGAGGTTTGCCGAGGAGAAGATTGGCGAGCTGGTTCGGGAGCTCCAGCTCGGAATCCCTATAACGCAGCCTAAGATCTTGGCGAGCATTGTAGCAGACTACATGTCATCGGTCCTGACACCTGTTCTACTGGGAAAGCTTGGATCTTTCGACCTATATGTCGTAGGGGTTGCGGAAGGGGATAGGGCAGCAGGATCCAGGATTAAGGATCTTGAAATGAGTGAGGAGGTAGGCAAGATCATACTCATGTTTGACGGAACCAGGTTTAAAGTGCCTTCTGAAGACGATGTTTTAAAACCCGGAGATATCTTGGTGATAATGGCTACGGGAACTGATTTTATAAGCAATATAAAGGGGTAA
- a CDS encoding mechanosensitive ion channel has translation MAEPSLIQDLLSKLEVPIIIVLTLVIVRVLFKKLLDSLAMRGTISVTGKETVLRILDISIIVISFLVLVAQFIEVHMALIAIAGLTLVLVFMLIDKIRGFIAYLSLQMDKKIMGKYFEIVLPGFKEPVYGRVAKISSSYCEIEDVFGEKYLIPNTVMYNAVLKPLTPTVVFDVRLKITGEEDLRKLIELFKSFKPEVFRIDDRRTIIRHVGPSRFTIRIVAHPTGPSIRHIEIIDFMSELIGRFKEYDPEVRFVKVY, from the coding sequence ATGGCTGAGCCAAGCCTAATCCAGGACTTACTGTCTAAGCTCGAGGTCCCAATAATCATAGTTCTCACACTAGTCATTGTTAGAGTGCTTTTCAAAAAACTCCTCGACTCCCTGGCAATGCGAGGCACGATCTCAGTCACGGGTAAGGAAACAGTTTTGAGGATTCTGGATATTTCAATCATAGTTATATCCTTCCTCGTCCTGGTAGCCCAGTTCATAGAGGTACACATGGCTCTTATAGCGATAGCGGGGCTGACCCTTGTCTTAGTCTTCATGCTTATCGATAAGATAAGAGGGTTTATCGCCTACCTATCACTTCAAATGGATAAGAAGATCATGGGCAAGTATTTTGAAATAGTACTGCCCGGTTTCAAAGAGCCGGTTTACGGGAGGGTGGCGAAGATTTCATCGTCATACTGCGAGATCGAAGATGTCTTTGGCGAGAAGTACTTGATACCCAACACGGTAATGTATAACGCCGTGTTGAAACCGCTGACACCAACCGTGGTGTTTGACGTTCGTTTGAAGATCACAGGTGAAGAGGACTTGCGGAAGCTGATAGAGCTATTCAAGAGCTTTAAACCGGAGGTTTTCAGGATAGATGATAGGAGAACCATTATACGGCATGTAGGCCCGTCGAGATTTACTATAAGGATTGTAGCGCATCCCACGGGTCCTAGTATCAGGCATATTGAGATCATTGATTTCATGTCCGAATTGATTGGAAGATTCAAGGAGTATGATCCTGAAGTCCGTTTCGTGAAAGTTTACTAA
- a CDS encoding 60S ribosomal export protein NMD3, whose translation MRFCVRCGREVPDEEIIGNHCLECYVKYLTPFKDKPRLEVTVCPKCGAWFYKGEWNHPLEENEVLRRIAMGESKRFLREEVEVLDVSVVKPLHKISASEHGVTLNYQLLIKETNPVNYELEAPVKITYKPCPSCLARAGGSHKALVQVRVEGEVDVEKLAEEVEELIVKAGLASSVTEVETVREGVDVKFEDPVAARKLSSILSRKYGASTTESFRSTRFDAHEGKWRGVVTLSVRIPPIHKGMVVEYQGEVGVVEEVSKGLVKIRILETGEHVQTKVSGYWDGRIKPLPRAHLGGRYVVTSVDKNYVYLLNEETGELREVPVKPGYSHLKAGDEVLLLSIEEKEYLIRESD comes from the coding sequence ATGAGGTTCTGCGTGCGTTGCGGAAGAGAGGTACCGGACGAGGAGATTATTGGAAACCACTGTCTTGAATGCTATGTTAAATACCTCACCCCATTCAAGGATAAGCCGAGGCTTGAGGTGACGGTCTGCCCTAAGTGCGGTGCATGGTTTTACAAGGGAGAGTGGAATCATCCTTTGGAAGAAAACGAGGTTTTAAGAAGAATCGCGATGGGGGAGTCTAAGCGCTTCCTCAGGGAGGAAGTGGAGGTTTTAGATGTTTCGGTGGTTAAACCACTCCATAAAATCAGCGCGAGCGAGCACGGGGTGACCTTGAACTATCAATTATTGATTAAGGAAACCAATCCCGTGAACTACGAGCTGGAAGCCCCTGTTAAAATAACCTACAAGCCGTGCCCCTCATGCTTAGCCAGGGCAGGAGGTTCTCATAAAGCATTAGTCCAGGTAAGGGTTGAGGGAGAGGTAGATGTCGAGAAGCTGGCTGAGGAGGTTGAGGAGCTTATTGTTAAGGCTGGGCTGGCTTCAAGCGTCACAGAGGTTGAGACTGTGAGGGAAGGCGTGGACGTCAAGTTCGAAGACCCTGTTGCCGCCAGGAAGCTTTCAAGCATTCTGAGCAGGAAGTACGGGGCATCAACAACCGAGTCCTTCAGGTCAACCCGGTTTGACGCTCACGAGGGTAAGTGGAGGGGTGTTGTAACGCTGTCCGTGAGAATCCCGCCAATACACAAGGGCATGGTGGTCGAGTACCAGGGTGAGGTTGGCGTTGTCGAGGAGGTTTCGAAAGGACTGGTGAAGATAAGGATTCTTGAAACAGGAGAGCATGTTCAGACAAAGGTGTCAGGCTACTGGGATGGAAGGATTAAGCCGTTGCCAAGGGCTCACCTAGGCGGCAGGTATGTCGTGACGAGTGTTGACAAGAACTACGTCTACTTGCTCAACGAGGAGACGGGGGAGCTTAGAGAGGTTCCGGTTAAGCCCGGGTATTCTCATTTAAAAGCCGGCGATGAAGTATTATTATTGTCAATAGAGGAAAAGGAGTATTTGATAAGGGAGAGTGATTAG
- a CDS encoding SPFH domain-containing protein yields MSKTNVIEWVNPGPEDILWVYPYEDIRWGSVLVVHEYETAVFMRDGKIYDVLPPGRHVLTTQNLPLLTRAFRLVAGYGETPFKARIIFVSLKQFRGKFGLSTRVKLGPRTLYMTELQSFGEFWYRVADPVLFLTQVAGAVRELSSTVVADFIRNYFVETLIQEISKYSAIDIYTNLTQVTSRLKAGTIQEAFAQRGLELIDVKIAGITLPQLERMEKEDPTYGLPLLLAIQKGDEDKVLEIVKTVEVMRALGKSPAAGWMGALVAMPTLMQQAIQPTQPQQPQQAPPQPAPTPAQPQESPLVAKLRELKKMLDEGLITQEEYDQLKKELLEKYKKEM; encoded by the coding sequence GTGAGCAAGACTAACGTTATAGAGTGGGTTAACCCCGGCCCCGAGGATATTTTATGGGTTTACCCGTACGAGGATATTAGATGGGGCAGCGTTCTAGTAGTGCACGAGTATGAGACAGCAGTGTTCATGAGAGATGGGAAAATATACGATGTCCTACCGCCTGGTAGACATGTTTTGACGACACAGAACCTCCCGCTTCTAACAAGGGCTTTCAGGCTCGTGGCAGGCTATGGTGAAACCCCGTTCAAAGCTAGGATAATCTTCGTATCGCTGAAGCAGTTCAGAGGGAAGTTTGGGCTGTCAACAAGGGTTAAGCTGGGTCCCCGCACCCTTTACATGACGGAGCTCCAGAGCTTTGGAGAATTCTGGTACAGGGTTGCAGACCCCGTCCTCTTCCTAACACAGGTAGCCGGGGCCGTGAGGGAGCTGTCTTCAACAGTGGTTGCAGACTTTATAAGAAACTACTTCGTGGAGACGCTGATACAGGAGATCAGCAAGTACAGCGCAATAGATATCTACACCAACCTAACCCAGGTTACAAGTAGGCTGAAGGCGGGAACAATCCAGGAGGCATTCGCGCAGAGAGGGTTAGAGCTCATTGATGTTAAAATAGCCGGGATAACCCTGCCCCAGCTTGAGAGAATGGAGAAAGAGGACCCGACCTATGGACTACCCCTCCTGCTCGCAATCCAGAAGGGAGACGAGGACAAGGTGTTGGAGATTGTTAAAACAGTTGAAGTCATGAGGGCTCTTGGGAAATCACCGGCCGCAGGCTGGATGGGTGCTCTCGTAGCCATGCCGACATTAATGCAGCAGGCTATTCAGCCTACTCAGCCGCAACAGCCTCAGCAGGCACCTCCCCAGCCAGCGCCAACGCCAGCCCAGCCGCAGGAAAGCCCCCTCGTAGCCAAGCTGAGGGAGCTGAAGAAAATGCTTGACGAGGGCTTGATAACCCAGGAGGAGTACGACCAGCTGAAGAAGGAGTTGCTTGAGAAGTATAAGAAGGAGATGTAG